AGAAGCCAAATGGCAGctggagaatgtgtgtcgactataaggatctgaacaaggcatgtccccGTGACTGCTACGCTTTACCAGACATAGACGAGAAAATCGATTCTTTGGCAACATTCCGGTGGAAATGTTTtctggattgctacaaagggtaccatcaagttCAAATGGCCATTCAAGACGAAGATAAAACCGCATTTCGCACGCCAACAGGCCTGTATTGCTACACCAAGATGCCTTTCGGCTTGAAAAATGCAGGCGCGACATACCAAAGGTTGATGAACGAAACATTCAGTGACGCCATTGGTAAGTACATAGAAGTGTACATGGATGATCTGGTAATCATGAGCAAAGAAGAAAGCACGATGCTGGCGAACATACAGAAGACCTTCAATACGCTACGCAGCGTAAGTATCAAGTTGAACCCAGCAAAGTGCTCATTCggaatggaagaagggaagttcttGGGTTTCATCGTCACAAGGGATGGTTTTAAGGTAAATCCGGAAAAGGTCCAAGCCATAGAAAGGATGCCTTCACCATCAAACATCAAAGACATGCAAAAACTAGCAGGACGATTAGCCGCACTCAATCGCTTCTTAGCTAACCACGCGGCAAAATCCTTCCCATTCATCAAGACCTTGCGCAATTGCATGAAGAAAAGCCAATTccaatggactccggaagcagaaagtgcgttccgcgagatgaaagattgCCTCATAAAACTGCCGACACTAACCGCACCAAACAAGGGAGAACCTCTGGTACTTTACCTATCAGCTTCCGACAGGTCAGTCGGAGCTGTACTACTCGTCGATCGTCAAGGTGTCCAGACACCAGTTTACTATGTGTCGCGAACCTTGACCGATCCAGAGACTCGGTATGCAATCATGGAGAAGCTAGTCCTTGCACTGATTCACGCTTCAAGGCGGCTGCGCAGGTATTTTGCCAACCACGTCATCCACGTGCTAACAAACTACAACATTGGAAATATCCTTGCAAGGCCAGAAGTATCAGGAAGGTTAGCCAAATGGGCAATAGAACTGGGAGGTCATAATGTGGTTTTCAGACCAAGACCATCAATCAAAGGCCAGGTCTTGGCAGATTTTATGACGGAAGTCCCAGATGACAAAGACAGAGAATGTAAAGCGATGGAGAAAGCTGAGAAAAAGCAAACAGAGGAGCCATGGCTGTTGTACacagatggtgcatctaatgAAGATGGAGCAGGCGCAGGGCTAAGGCTGGTAAGTCCAGACAAACATGAATTCACATACGCCATACGCCTGGATTTCAAGAGTACAAACAACGAAGCAGAGTATGAAGCCTTCCTGGCTGGCTTACGATTGGCAATCAAAATGGGGGTCCGACACATCGAAGCGCATGTGGACTCCATGTTAGTAGCAGGCCAAATCAACGGCCAATATGAAGCCAAGGGCGATATAATGGCACTCTATCTCAACCAAGCGAAAAAATTGCTACAAACCTTCTATTCctacaaggtgcaccacataaatcgaagcgaaaacaagccgGCCGATGCTTTAAGCAAGCTGGCATCCACAAGTTTCCAGCACCTAGAAAAAGATGTGCGCATAGAGGTCTTGAGCAATCCATCCGTTCCACTGAGAGAAGTAAGCGTCATCCAGACAGGAACAACGTCCTGGATGATGCCGATAACCATGTACTTACAGTCAGGGATACTTTCAGAGAACAAAGCCGAGGCGCGGAAGTTCCAATACAAATCAGAACACTATCAAATggcatatgggatattgtaccgAAAGTCGTATCTTGGCCCACTGCTACGATGTGTTGACGCCGACGATGGAAATTACCTGATCCGAGAGGTGCATGAAGGAATTTGTGGTATCCATGCCGGGCCTCGAATGGTAGTGGCAAAGGTGATGAATgccggatactactggcccgggatgcatctTGATGCTGTGAAAGAATTGAGAAAGTGTAGTGGCTGTCAGAGACATGCGCCAAAGACCATGCGCCCCAAGAACAAACTAGTACCCGTAACAACCGCATGGCCTTTCcaacaatggggcatagacatggtaggCCCTTTCCCAGAAGCACCGGGGGCAgtcaagttcataatagtcgcggtggactacttcaccaagtgggtagaagcaaaggcacttgcatcaaccacatcggcagtcgtcaaacgattcatatgggaacaaatcATTTGCCGGTTCGGCCTACCTCTCCGAATCATCACCGATAATGGAACTAACTTTGCAGCAGACGGCCTCGAAGGATGGTTCAAAGAACTCCACATCGAGCATACCTTCTCTTCGGTTGcgcacccgcaagggaatggtcaagtAGAGGCAGTCAACAAAAGCATCGTCGATGGCGTAAAGGCAAGGCTCGGTGAGAAACGACGAGGGTGGGTCGACGAACTACCCAGCATACTGtgggcccatagaacaatgccaaaaacaagcaatggtgAAACACCTTTCAGCTTGGTCTATGGGTCTGAAGCAGTGATCCCAGCAGAAATCGGGCTACCATCTCcgagaatgctctccatgaaccTAATCAACAACGACGAAGAAAGGAGGATCGaactggacctcctagaagaacggagGGAGATGGCAGCAATCAACGAAGCCAAGTACAAGTCGAAGctggaaaagtattacaactCCAGAGTCCGAATCTGCACCTTCAATCCGGGAGATTATGTCCTAAGAGACAATGAAGCGTCCAACTCAGAAAAGCCCGGaaaactggctcccaaatgggaaggcccatacataGTCGATCCAGTACTCGGCAAAGGAGCCTACAAACTACGCACCATCaacgacaaagaggttccacgaacctggaatgccCAGCAACTCCGAAAGTGCTACATGTAACACAACCATGTAATCGTAAAGGGCGTACAGCCAACACATTTACTTTAATACAAAAAGTGTTTGGCTACTTTTATTTCatgcaaatttcttgtcacaactgcatttattactttgggcgtacacgaaaacatcaatggctcgaccataggaaacgttgtagacctccaaggctcgtcacaaccaagtgaacagccgggtcagaaacacaaccaaagcctacaaaacgccaaaacataacttcgtgcccacataaacacgaaaatatcTATAGTAAGGTAACTAAACATGGTAATGCTCCCAAGGCTGATCacagctgagctcacacaataacctgcaactcgatcacttcgtatgtCACATACAAGCGCACATACTTAAACGACATAATAAAAACGTTGtagtaacacaacatcacctgtcagcgccatcattcattcgtgacacctgatcaaagtaattaaacatacacatattatgacgataacaAAATTCGCATAACCATAGAAAAAAGCGATAAAATGTTCACAAGAATCCCAGGTACACACACCCACAGGTAAACAAAATTTAAATTGTCTTAAACAATCAACATTACAGGCCCATTCATGGCCATACACGGCACACAGGCCGGAATCCACCGTTCAAGTCTGACTGGGGCCAGCACCCCCTGCCGCATCACTATCTTCTCCCAAAGCCTTCTTCAACAAAGCGACTCCATCCGGTTTCCGAGACAACTTCTGCGCTGCCCGGACGACGGCAAACTCAAGGGTTGAAAACTCCTTGCGCTTAGCAGCATAAGCACCGTCACAATCCTCTTTATACAATTCGAAGTGGTAGTCTTTCTCCCTGCTGATAACCGCAGACTTGCCTTCAGCAAAACCAAACTTACGACCGCTATTATACCCCGCTCGACCCAATTCAAGCATGTACGTGGCAAGCTCAGTCGAGTTCAGAATACGGTCAGCAAGCTGCATAAAACAGAGCAATCAGATAAATCCGCAAAAACAAAAGAATaagaaaaagcaaaagaaatTACCAGGGGCACTCCACGGGAAAGCAACCATCTGGTGTCAGCAGACGTTTCCTCCGCAAGGAGTTCTGCTGCCTGAACTTCAGCCGCCTTTTCGGCAAGAAGGCGCTGCGCATCCTCACACTCAGCTGACTTTTGCTGAGCAAGAACCTCTAACTTGTCAATCCGAGCAACATACTCCTTCTCTTTCTTTTCGAATGCAACACGCGCCTGCCGTGCTTCCTCAGCAAGTGTTGTCTTTTCACCAGACAAACGCACGATTGCATCGCGCTGCGACTGCATCTCAACGTTCGTACGCGCGCACGCGGCCTCCCAATCCTTCTGCCTTTGCTCATTCAGCTGTTTTTGCTCCTCAAGCTTCCGTTCAGCTTCAGCAACCCTCCACTGCAAacctttcttctcagcattaaaTTTTTCCCTCTCTTCAGCAAAGGCCTTCTTCGACTCCTCAAATTCAAGGGTCTCTTCCCCCATCGATCGCCACTCGCGAAGAATTTCCTGTGATGTGGCAAAAAAATTAACCCCAGCACGAACATGATCGTCCAAAAGGGAAAAGCGATTGCGATTCTTCTGAAACATCCTCTCAGCAGGAGGAAGAGACATAGCAAAGAACTCATGGCAATTGTTAACATCATCCATCCGAGAACCCTGAGTAAGGTTCCAGCGCGGGGCGTGGGGCAAATCGTCACAGGCCGGGTTACCCCAGGAATCAGCAGGGTAACGCTCAATGTGCGGGATGCGCACAACGCCGGAAGTAGCTCCACCTCCACCAGGAGGACGCTTGGTATAAATAGTTTGTTGCGGAGTAGTCTCACTAGACTCCCCCTCTACTTCAATACCTTTGCCCTTATCAGCTCCACCATCAGCTCCGCCATCACCTCCAGGAGCAACACCTGCTTCAACCACACCTTCAGTAAACCCCTCACCACCCCTAGTGTCCACGTCAACATCATCACGAGGAGGAGTCAAACCAACTGTCCTCGACGGAGGAGAAGTAGGTGGAGTAATTTGAGAAATATCTACCGCACGAGGCTTCTTACCAATCTTGACTGCTGTCATGGAACATGAATCAAGAACAACTCCGAGAAAACAACACAAAAAAACCAGGAAGGAAAAACAACAATGTACAACTAGAAGCTACTTACCAGTAGGAGGGGCAGATGCAGCATAAAGCTCCTCCAACAAATTCCCACGACCCCCACTAAAAACACCAGGGTCAATCTCAGACTCAGAAGGTGCGGGGGGAGCTTCCTTGTGAAGTTTTGCCTTTTTAGCAGCAAGAAGAGCAGCGGACTGCTCATCAAGCTTGCGTTTGTGATCCTCAAGGGCCTTTTTCTTCATGTGCTCAGTTAGAGTAGCACTGTCATCAGGATCCGACTGTTGACTCCTTTCACCAACCCCTAAGCCAGACAACgtatcagaaaccaccacataaccTAGACAAGGATGAGTAGAGGGTCGCTTACGAGAAGAACCAGCAGCTTTACCCTCAGGCTTTCCCTCTCTCCTTCCAGACCTATCAGTTCTCGCTTTTTTCCTCGACTACAACTGAGTAGAAGGATCAACGGGCACCTCTACATCATCGTCGTCACCAACAACCTCGTGCATGGGTTCAACAGCATCACCCTGCGCGGTACCTGCATGCGCGCAACGAGAGGTTAGATCTTCAAAGTTTTGATCAGAACTTTCACTTGAAAGAACAATGACTTCTTCGCGACCTGGCTCGACAGGGTCATTCAAAACATCTTCACCTAGAACTTCGGCGACATATCTATTCAAGCTCTCATCTGTTGGATGCAAAAAACGACCCCGGATCTGGTCTAACCACGTCGGGTTCCCATCCGCTTGAATAGCCTCAACCATGGTACCCGCTGTCTTCGGATCCAAGACGTTTATCAAGCTGTAACCAACTGCAAAGGAGCAACAAGATAAGGGAACAcatcaaaatatattaaacctaaaggaaaataaatcaaaaataaaCTCAAGGAAGAAACATACATTTACCCTGATGGCTGTACACAGGTTGACCCAGTGGATGTTTGGGCACCCACAACAAACTCATCCCGGCCCCAACTAAAGCCATCTCATCCAGCTGAGAAATGGCAGTCGCCTTAGAGGTTATCTTCCTATACCAGTCCTGAGCAGCAAAGTCTTGCATAACATCCACCTTCGGAATCCCTTGACTCACATGCCTGTACGGCATCTCTATTGGAATTACACCGCGGCGGATGTAAAAGAACTTCTGTTTCCAGTCATGAAGGCTCTTTAACGGCACAGAGCACACCGGAGCAACACCCGTTCTCGCTTGAAAAGAATAAAACCACTGGTGTATGTAACGCTGTAGaaaactgtgacaaccctcaaaatcccatgtattccggacaaattattaatgataattaaagtgtctgacgactgtgtggaattacttaactgctttctgatatctgtgttatgcttacacgtatttgttaatatcctaaggaatatgctaggaatatgctaggaatatgctatatgctaggaatatgctaaggaatatgctaaggaatatgctaaggaatatgctaaggaatatcctaaggaatatgctaggaatatgctaggaatatgctaggaatatgcttggaatatgctaggaatatgctatatggaagatcttataaataccaccattccaccaaaactctctttctctcctctcctccctagctcacggccgagaccccccttgaacacaccaccattttcggctcttgatctcctcattccaaagttatacaagtgttacgggtcacgcataaggagtcttggagctaacggaaggcgaaggacctctctatcttgcttttatccacctctttttcgcatagtttcttccctagccttgtgctagttgtaagtgcttctaatcaacttcttgttcatgtttgatgtggttaataagagattagtcggttaaaaattgtgaacatacaagatcaaaatctaaaagtctactaagatgatgaacaaggtggttaatggatgaatattagtgtaaagcatgtagatcttgtgtgattatgattattggttgattatctgatgtgttgctggataatattaatgtttgatgttgttgtgaatactaaacttgttaacggtaacgatcgaacacgatttagaaggttaaacactaaaaatcagaatctgtccaagttttacagccaacttcagttggctgtaaacaggtcataaacctaacgaaaaattgatattttgactctaaaatgtgatattaggaaatacggttctaatggcaccggaatcgtaatttttggactccgtttactatttttaaagtattaatttgtaacagcaacttaagctggattttgacagcaataaatgggtgtcgtactttcagtcataacctgagttttgtgatgaatcggaccatgaaatttgtacagtagatgacaaccgatgcatgtgtaattaccccactggaatttcgtatatcggacactcgatgaatttttaataaattgttctgtggactgtggtcagaaattcataaatctgagttcagtccggaatatgattttttataaaatattggtagtgaaccggaccccgatatttttacacaataaaatatggaacgtttaagacatcttgtaaaaatttgggaatttttggaataatctaactattttattaaaacgacCGAAAACTGacggttttgaatattaatgctgaattgatataagtttTGACCTTacatgtctaaatgtcgagtatgctatccgtgaatgatctaacatggtatatatgttatgtgcattatcgtatgtttgattttgagtgggaaatggatgggaaacttagaggggcataaaccgttaaaacgatgcatgttgtgtgatagatacgtgtaggaactttgtgttctatttgaaagccactaaatgactaactggtaaattatattaggacgtgattgaccgaccttgactgttagctatattgagaatctaaccaagcaaaccaaggtgagttcacacactttctaaggcatgggattcccggtggtttgggaatgggttaaagaattaaaacggaatctacatatcctacataagtaggatatgtacggccatcctcctcgggtaggataccagtattaatcctgcgtattctctttgggagaactacgtacgttcgtcctccttgggtaggacaacaaccttaaaacttactagacaaaactctatcataagtccctcattttatatcgacttaatcgccgaggccaatggcgagcgggtcattagttaatagcgctattaggtttaacaaacctcacaccgtgccagtcggacgggcgtgtactaatggactatggcaaaccatcagtgatgatagacactgatgtagggcacaacttacttgcgtagtagtcgatatcatacggtctagtggttcacatggggaagcccccactaatcatgaacagggtatgggtaataaagaacgAACTGGTTAAAACATTCTTTCAACtaaggggtaacccccacggcaattacgccaacgaaagacaaaccacgttttcggaaaacaacttaaaactaaacaaccaaacgtgaactcactcaactttgttgttgactcgttgttacatgccttacaggtcgttaaatgcttggagcttgcatatggaggaggtcgttgtgggatgcgaactgatatgtcccgtatttgataaataaactttatgaacttattaaacctacgttttggactttaaccTTATGAACCatggactatgaacttatattttggtatcacgtattatgcttctgctgtttaaatttaaaacttggttaactggcttttggtcaccaattatattgtggttggttttatttacttaaatacattgttcaatatgattggtggctcgatcctggtcacgtcacgcctccaagcggtggtactccgcatggtggattttgggggtgtgacagattggtatcagagccattggttatagtgaacttggttttaaaatgggaaaagatttttgataaaaccagactataacctgtacagtgctcaacgatccacaacgacgcttcgctccacgtgcaagactcgacaccataagtggtatgatttatgttatattgtcggttagatagctcacactgtgcattagttaacgtgataacttctacttgaaccttgtgtgcttactctctactgtcgtcccacacttacgcactttcacgacacttttctcacttacgttgcttcgtgatgaagatcatgagcggacgcggaggacgtatcaacctcactcaagcccagttgacggctctgatcaacgaacgagttgctgaggcactcgcagctgttcctgcaggaggtataacctgctactcCGACCTATCTTAGAACGTTTAGATC
This is a stretch of genomic DNA from Helianthus annuus cultivar XRQ/B chromosome 16, HanXRQr2.0-SUNRISE, whole genome shotgun sequence. It encodes these proteins:
- the LOC110933343 gene encoding uncharacterized protein LOC110933343, whose protein sequence is MRNKRGQDPNLFCEFHKDTGHLTDNCFSLKQEIERALRDGKLTHLVKGGKRGYRQIQRRDEGPDNKKLRKLETHMVQGGPRRPRKNYNKRAQDDSWREKQVIFPVVRGGPREKRPIVIPGVIGHYQTDYIFIDPRSTADIIYEQCFNQFDQEDKARLEPVDYPLTGFCNKAVFPLGQISFPVLLSDGRNSRTEEVTFMVLPAHSRHDILLGRESQGDFSMICSAPHSAVGFPTETGIALIYASKEVLATDEIRPAKASKPAPRIEAEKWVLNNAYPEQTVTLGPAMSDLTRAALKKLLHENMDVFAWTPADMVGVPRHIAEHRLNVSEDAKPVVHAKRHLGDVKHDAMKEQVLELLNAGIIREVRYQTWVASPVMVKKPNGSWRMCVDYKDLNKACPRDCYALPDIDEKIDSLATFRWKCFLDCYKGYHQVQMAIQDEDKTAFRTPTGLYCYTKMPFGLKNAGATYQRLMNETFSDAIGKYIEVYMDDLVIMSKEESTMLANIQKTFNTLRSVSIKLNPAKCSFGMEEGKFLGFIVTRDGFKVNPEKVQAIERMPSPSNIKDMQKLAGRLAALNRFLANHAAKSFPFIKTLRNCMKKSQFQWTPEAESAFREMKDCLIKLPTLTAPNKGEPLVLYLSASDRSVGAVLLVDRQGVQTPVYYVSRTLTDPETRYAIMEKLVLALIHASRRLRRYFANHVIHVLTNYNIGNILARPEVSGRLAKWAIELGGHNVVFRPRPSIKGQVLADFMTEVPDDKDRECKAMEKAEKKQTEEPWLLYTDGASNEDGAGAGLRLVSPDKHEFTYAIRLDFKSTNNEAEYEAFLAGLRLAIKMGVRHIEAHVDSMLVAGQINGQYEAKGDIMALYLNQAKKLLQTFYSYKVHHINRSENKPADALSKLASTSFQHLEKDVRIEVLSNPSVPLREVSVIQTGTTSWMMPITMYLQSGILSENKAEARKFQYKSEHYQMAYGILYRKSYLGPLLRCVDADDGNYLIREVHEGICGIHAGPRMVVAKVMNAGYYWPGMHLDAVKELRKCSGSDGLEGWFKELHIEHTFSSVAHPQGNGQVEAVNKSIVDGVKARLGEKRRGWVDELPSILWAHRTMPKTSNGETPFSLVYGSEAVIPAEIGLPSPRMLSMNLINNDEERRIELDLLEERREMAAINEAKYKSKLEKYYNSRVRICTFNPGDYVLRDNEASNSEKPGKLAPKWEGPYIVDPVLGKGAYKLRTINDKEVPRTWNAQQLRKCYM